A stretch of the Pedobacter sp. MC2016-14 genome encodes the following:
- a CDS encoding MauE/DoxX family redox-associated membrane protein, with the protein MKRTEMQLNTEKAKSFQFNKQMFIDAIAALFVLLFLYTATSKLAEYDKSLLQMSKSPIITDYAYFLVWLVPAVEIIIAILLMMPRTIMIGLYGAFSMMTLFTAYIIAILNFSDTIPCSCGGVLAAMDWNQHLIFNIVFMILAIAGIILQAKVEEGKKTKDNSLYI; encoded by the coding sequence ATGAAAAGAACGGAGATGCAATTGAACACAGAAAAAGCCAAGTCATTTCAATTTAACAAGCAAATGTTTATTGATGCTATTGCCGCACTTTTTGTTCTATTGTTTTTATATACTGCTACCAGTAAACTGGCAGAGTATGATAAATCACTACTGCAAATGTCTAAATCTCCAATCATTACAGATTATGCTTACTTTTTGGTATGGCTGGTACCCGCTGTAGAAATTATCATTGCCATTCTATTGATGATGCCACGTACAATAATGATAGGCTTATATGGCGCCTTTAGCATGATGACCTTATTTACCGCTTATATCATTGCCATTCTAAACTTTAGTGACACCATCCCCTGTAGCTGTGGCGGTGTATTAGCCGCTATGGACTGGAACCAACACCTTATTTTCAATATTGTATTTATGATCCTGGCTATTGCAGGAATCATTTTACAGGCAAAAGTTGAGGAGGGTAAAAAGACGAAAGACAATAGTCTTTACATATAA
- a CDS encoding MauE/DoxX family redox-associated membrane protein: METTATNSSLDQLSKKILQYMVDVISYVFVGLFLYTAIDKLSEIRLFTQFISKLYVLQAAGAYLAWAIPIIEIIICGLLLIPATKTWGLKATAWLILVFTGYLVFIKYNMPVPPCSCGGVLSNLSWNEHIMFNVNLIVIAYAGIVLSGIVKHKNHN; this comes from the coding sequence ATGGAAACAACAGCAACAAATTCGTCTTTAGATCAGCTCTCAAAGAAAATCCTTCAATACATGGTAGATGTTATTTCCTATGTTTTTGTAGGCTTATTTTTATATACCGCTATAGATAAGCTTTCGGAGATCAGGCTCTTTACCCAGTTTATCAGTAAGCTTTATGTATTGCAGGCTGCCGGGGCCTACCTGGCCTGGGCCATCCCTATCATAGAAATCATCATTTGTGGCTTGCTGCTAATACCAGCTACTAAGACCTGGGGCCTAAAAGCCACTGCCTGGTTAATTCTTGTATTTACCGGCTACCTCGTTTTTATAAAATACAACATGCCTGTTCCCCCATGCAGTTGCGGAGGGGTATTGAGCAACTTATCCTGGAATGAGCATATCATGTTCAATGTAAACTTAATTGTTATTGCGTATGCGGGCATTGTCCTTTCTGGCATCGTTAAACATAAAAACCACAATTAA
- a CDS encoding AraC family transcriptional regulator — MKPNITLHFNALNSQTLDHSKRNASEVSMPFGETTLIAIAEGVVIHQTFSSYLCFIDILEYSLDRPLKLNYSMANTANMLLINFNSISKCRDESKTLLFEVEEPSCCMLLQQQGDYIADYEAGSHKIILLTIRQDWLSSKTTNFPLFTPLISPTQAVSTPLAQLPKCPLTTEIQAPINFIKNPKNHSENRQENAIYASLFDLLSGYHNLLTKKQYSKSVVHKQIKAAFQKLLDENFSTELVDDKSFFTNQLRISETELNKFCKEVLKTPLHRYVIDYRLLRAFKLVIFSDKKINVIAKEVGYSDPHFFSRAFKKKHNITPEELRNFWKGSRKPLSS; from the coding sequence ATGAAGCCAAATATTACCTTACATTTCAATGCCCTTAACAGCCAAACGCTAGATCATTCCAAGAGGAATGCTTCTGAAGTTTCCATGCCCTTTGGCGAAACCACGCTCATTGCCATTGCCGAAGGAGTGGTTATCCACCAAACCTTCAGTTCTTACCTGTGCTTTATCGATATTCTTGAATATTCTCTGGACCGCCCCCTAAAGCTAAATTATTCTATGGCCAATACGGCCAACATGCTGCTCATCAACTTCAATTCTATTAGCAAATGCAGAGATGAGTCTAAAACGCTGCTTTTCGAAGTTGAAGAACCTAGCTGCTGTATGCTCCTCCAGCAACAAGGAGACTATATAGCTGATTATGAAGCCGGTAGTCACAAAATTATTTTACTCACCATTAGGCAAGACTGGCTTTCCAGCAAAACAACAAACTTCCCACTCTTTACGCCTTTAATTTCCCCTACCCAAGCCGTATCTACCCCATTAGCTCAGCTACCTAAATGTCCTTTAACTACTGAAATACAGGCACCCATAAACTTCATTAAAAACCCTAAAAACCATTCAGAAAACCGGCAAGAAAACGCCATCTATGCTTCGTTATTTGATTTATTAAGTGGATATCATAACCTGCTAACCAAAAAGCAATATTCAAAAAGCGTAGTACACAAACAAATAAAAGCTGCCTTTCAAAAACTACTGGATGAAAACTTTAGTACTGAACTTGTTGATGATAAAAGCTTTTTCACCAACCAACTCCGCATTTCAGAGACAGAGTTAAATAAGTTTTGTAAAGAAGTGTTAAAAACACCCCTGCACCGCTATGTTATAGACTATCGCCTGCTCCGTGCATTCAAACTCGTCATCTTCTCTGATAAAAAAATCAATGTCATTGCCAAAGAAGTAGGCTACTCAGATCCCCACTTTTTTAGCCGCGCATTTAAGAAAAAACATAACATCACACCAGAAGAATTGCGGAATTTTTGGAAAGGCTCCAGAAAACCACTCAGCTCATAG
- a CDS encoding metallophosphoesterase: MKFSTPVIKKNQPDDNYKFLPLPQPSGQYPYRLSLEKIKPIVSDTQLVFHLVGDTGGLLNPSFQRLVSEEMTRQYRNCPDLEAQPQFLYHLGDLVYHHGEASQYAKQFFTPYKNYPGPIFAIAGNHDSDVNLLCQEPYQSLDAFKTVFCDTESRPVSFSSGSARNSMIQPNIYWTLETPVATIIGLHSNVPKFGVITEEQRAWFVAELKAAAGLRTEKALIVCLHHAPYSADVNHGSSVAMIEFLEGVFEETGIRPDLVLSGHVHNYQRFSKQYKDGKALTFIVCGSGGFDELHSIADLEDDRFTNESPLFDQVSLQKAFTANNGFLKLSIKRGEEGLSINGYYYIIPHDAEMEDMPVASLSDHFSILC; encoded by the coding sequence ATGAAGTTTAGTACGCCCGTAATTAAAAAGAATCAGCCAGACGACAATTATAAATTTCTGCCTTTGCCGCAACCTTCTGGTCAGTACCCTTATCGTTTATCCCTGGAAAAAATAAAACCAATAGTAAGCGATACGCAATTGGTTTTTCACCTGGTTGGAGATACCGGGGGCCTGCTTAATCCTTCATTTCAGCGTTTGGTGAGTGAAGAAATGACAAGGCAGTACAGAAACTGCCCGGATCTGGAAGCACAGCCACAGTTTTTATATCACCTGGGAGATCTAGTTTACCACCACGGCGAGGCAAGCCAATATGCAAAACAGTTCTTTACACCTTATAAAAACTATCCGGGGCCTATATTTGCCATTGCGGGAAATCATGACAGTGATGTAAACTTACTATGCCAGGAACCTTACCAAAGCCTGGATGCTTTTAAGACCGTGTTTTGTGACACGGAATCGCGTCCGGTATCTTTTAGCTCCGGATCTGCCAGAAATAGTATGATACAGCCCAATATTTACTGGACATTGGAAACGCCCGTAGCTACTATTATTGGTTTACACAGCAATGTGCCAAAATTTGGGGTCATTACTGAAGAGCAGCGTGCCTGGTTTGTAGCAGAACTTAAAGCCGCAGCGGGCTTGAGAACGGAAAAGGCATTAATTGTTTGTCTGCATCATGCGCCTTATTCTGCGGATGTAAATCATGGTTCTAGTGTGGCGATGATTGAATTTTTAGAAGGGGTATTTGAAGAAACAGGCATCAGGCCTGATCTGGTTTTAAGCGGACATGTGCACAATTACCAGCGGTTTAGTAAGCAGTATAAGGACGGAAAGGCGCTTACCTTTATTGTTTGTGGTTCTGGAGGTTTTGATGAATTGCATAGTATAGCAGACCTGGAAGACGATAGGTTTACAAACGAGAGCCCACTTTTTGATCAGGTAAGCCTGCAAAAGGCTTTTACAGCTAACAATGGTTTTTTAAAGCTGAGTATCAAAAGGGGGGAAGAGGGCTTGAGCATCAACGGTTATTATTACATTATCCCTCATGATGCAGAAATGGAGGACATGCCTGTTGCAAGCCTGTCCGACCATTTTAGTATTTTATGCTGA
- a CDS encoding alkaline phosphatase: MKRRDFFKNSSLIVAGTALAPITALAAENNTEGFAGKTAKNIIFLVSDGMSTGTLNMANLYLQRRDGKQSNWISLYQEQKGTRALMDTASANALVTDSAAASSAWGGGVRVNNGSINVGPDGTQHKPILQKFKAAGKAVGCVTTVPITHATPAGFCVNSDARSDQAGIALQYLELRFDVMMGGGTEFFSAEKRKDKKDVFGSFVQKGYTVLRNGTDFRKNIPAGKPVLGVFYEDGLPYSLDRNQNAGLMKDVPSLAEMTSTAIGLMKNNKNGFVLQVEGGKVDWAAHANDIGGLINDQLAFDEAVGVALKFADEHKDTLVIITTDHGNANPGLFSAGGDVNVNFDKIQAFTQTNDRILNGISKTDSAKQVIEKIEAGQKIVITNPEAEALLAHYTNLDGDGLYNPRKLPFKLLAEIQFKHTSVGWGSMGHSADYVELAMYGPGSELLKPFVKNTDLHHLMLKATGVSA; encoded by the coding sequence ATGAAGAGAAGAGACTTTTTTAAGAACAGCAGTCTGATTGTTGCGGGAACAGCTTTGGCCCCAATTACGGCACTTGCTGCAGAAAATAATACTGAAGGCTTTGCAGGCAAAACAGCAAAAAACATCATTTTCCTGGTTAGTGACGGGATGAGTACCGGTACCTTAAACATGGCCAATCTTTACCTGCAACGCAGGGATGGAAAACAAAGCAACTGGATTTCCCTTTACCAGGAGCAAAAAGGAACAAGGGCATTAATGGATACTGCTTCTGCAAATGCATTGGTTACAGATTCTGCAGCCGCAAGTTCTGCCTGGGGCGGCGGGGTAAGGGTTAACAACGGATCTATTAACGTAGGTCCTGATGGTACCCAGCACAAACCTATTTTACAAAAATTTAAAGCAGCGGGCAAAGCAGTAGGCTGTGTAACCACAGTGCCCATTACGCATGCTACCCCTGCCGGTTTTTGTGTAAACTCTGATGCCCGCAGCGACCAGGCTGGCATCGCCCTTCAATACCTTGAGCTGCGTTTTGATGTCATGATGGGTGGAGGAACTGAGTTTTTTAGCGCAGAAAAAAGAAAAGACAAAAAAGATGTATTTGGTAGTTTTGTGCAAAAAGGTTATACCGTTTTAAGAAACGGTACTGATTTCAGAAAAAATATTCCCGCAGGCAAACCAGTACTGGGCGTATTTTACGAAGACGGTTTACCTTACAGTTTAGACCGCAATCAGAACGCCGGATTGATGAAAGATGTACCTTCACTGGCTGAAATGACAAGTACCGCTATTGGCTTAATGAAAAACAATAAAAATGGCTTTGTACTACAGGTAGAAGGTGGAAAAGTAGATTGGGCAGCCCATGCCAATGACATCGGCGGATTGATTAACGATCAGCTGGCTTTTGATGAGGCCGTAGGCGTAGCTTTAAAATTTGCAGATGAGCATAAAGATACCTTAGTTATCATCACTACAGATCATGGAAATGCCAATCCGGGTTTGTTCTCTGCCGGAGGCGATGTGAACGTTAATTTTGATAAGATCCAGGCTTTTACGCAGACCAATGACCGCATTCTGAATGGCATCAGCAAAACAGACTCGGCAAAGCAGGTCATTGAAAAAATTGAAGCCGGACAAAAAATCGTCATTACCAATCCCGAGGCAGAGGCTTTGCTGGCACATTACACAAACCTGGATGGTGATGGTTTGTATAACCCCCGGAAACTTCCTTTTAAACTGCTTGCAGAAATTCAATTTAAGCATACCTCTGTAGGCTGGGGCTCTATGGGGCACTCGGCAGATTACGTAGAATTGGCCATGTACGGACCGGGATCCGAACTGCTAAAACCCTTCGTTAAAAACACAGATCTTCATCACCTGATGCTTAAAGCAACGGGCGTATCAGCATAA
- a CDS encoding RagB/SusD family nutrient uptake outer membrane protein: MKTQYFALLLLVITLSSCKKDLLEKLPQDALSPEVFYSDAASLRPGLFGVYTSLREGAVFGNPIELEGISDNAILNTRAAEFINFSKGTGGTDNHEKLSEYYLYNYQVIQRANALLDNIEAPGDMVIAERNTIQSEARVLRALAYMRLSYLYGRVPLVTTSISRTEALSLKQASHAELVRFITTELKDAGDKLDTKPYAAQKGRITRQAALGMRAKVLIYEARMGNGSWADALAAITEVKTLALSAGAKLLTTGDGTNGQNNYAALFLEANEDNAEILFQVKFDATVGQGQSLNNNYAPNQANQTGRISVHTNFTTDFYGTDGLAITAAGSVYNPAQPYVNRDPRLLASVYLPGLSYFFGTYTGHAGNASVETDFAVKKYTYADLTTVDRGLDVIVLRYADVLLMLAEAENEVNGPTTTAYNAINEVRARVKMPNVSLGLLAPAFKEEVLHERRVELGFEGQRWFDLVTLGIADTRINGIKELGRKFIPAKQELFPIPKSEIDLNNNLTQNPGY, from the coding sequence ATGAAAACTCAATATTTTGCACTACTGCTCCTGGTAATTACTCTTAGTTCCTGCAAAAAGGACCTGTTGGAAAAACTGCCTCAGGATGCTCTATCGCCCGAAGTATTTTACAGTGACGCCGCCAGTTTAAGACCAGGTCTTTTTGGTGTGTATACTTCCCTTCGGGAAGGTGCTGTATTTGGCAACCCAATTGAACTGGAAGGCATCTCAGACAATGCCATTTTAAATACCCGCGCGGCAGAATTTATCAACTTCTCTAAAGGTACAGGAGGCACAGATAACCATGAAAAGCTATCTGAATATTACCTGTACAATTACCAGGTTATCCAGCGGGCAAATGCCTTACTTGACAACATTGAGGCGCCCGGAGATATGGTGATCGCAGAACGCAACACTATCCAATCAGAAGCAAGGGTTTTAAGGGCATTGGCCTACATGCGCCTAAGCTACCTTTATGGCCGGGTACCGCTGGTAACTACTTCCATTTCCCGCACCGAGGCTTTGTCTCTAAAACAGGCATCCCATGCAGAACTGGTTCGATTCATTACCACAGAACTTAAAGATGCCGGCGACAAGCTGGATACAAAACCGTATGCTGCCCAAAAAGGCAGGATTACCCGCCAGGCTGCGCTGGGTATGCGTGCCAAAGTTTTAATCTATGAAGCAAGGATGGGCAATGGCAGCTGGGCAGATGCGCTGGCCGCAATCACAGAAGTTAAAACCCTGGCGCTTAGCGCAGGGGCAAAATTGCTAACCACAGGCGACGGAACAAACGGACAAAACAATTATGCCGCATTGTTTTTAGAAGCCAATGAAGACAATGCCGAAATACTGTTCCAGGTTAAGTTTGATGCTACCGTTGGACAAGGGCAATCCTTAAACAACAATTACGCCCCCAACCAGGCCAACCAAACCGGAAGGATTTCTGTACACACCAATTTTACCACAGATTTTTATGGTACAGATGGACTGGCCATTACGGCAGCAGGTTCCGTTTACAATCCTGCGCAACCTTACGTAAACCGCGACCCACGTTTACTGGCCAGCGTTTATTTGCCAGGTTTATCTTACTTTTTTGGCACTTACACTGGTCATGCTGGTAATGCTTCTGTAGAAACCGATTTTGCGGTTAAGAAATATACCTATGCAGACCTGACCACAGTAGACAGGGGCCTGGATGTGATTGTGCTGCGTTATGCAGACGTACTCTTGATGCTTGCAGAAGCAGAAAACGAAGTAAACGGACCAACTACAACGGCCTACAATGCCATCAACGAAGTTAGGGCAAGGGTAAAAATGCCAAATGTTAGCCTAGGGCTACTGGCCCCGGCTTTTAAAGAAGAGGTACTTCATGAACGCAGGGTAGAACTTGGCTTTGAAGGTCAGCGCTGGTTTGATTTGGTTACACTGGGCATTGCAGATACCAGGATAAATGGTATCAAAGAGCTGGGCCGTAAGTTCATTCCGGCCAAACAGGAGCTCTTTCCAATTCCAAAAAGTGAAATAGATTTAAACAACAACTTAACACAAAACCCAGGATACTAA
- a CDS encoding TonB-dependent receptor: MLRDIKRQLLIRYFTFTVLLLGFSTGLYAQDTGNITVIVQTENGETLPGASVILASTKKSFTRSAVSDAKGMIAFQTVPADSSYCVTVSFVGLKSQVQCGYILKRGQKVTVVVKMNDASSKQMDEVVVVGYGTQRKENLTGSVGVIRDSQIAGRPVTQMSQALTGLTPGLYINANTGEPGNDQANIRIRGTGTLNDANPLILIDGIEGPLDNINPSDISSISILKDASSAAIYGSRAANGVILVTTKRGKLDQKTGISYNLYSGISTPTVLPEMVTDNRTYLQLYREAMKNTGGSVSYTDADIERYANLPSTDWMDVIFRDAAPITQHAVSVNGGGPKVSYLFSSAYLNQAGLLDGDQRYKRFNSRLNMDMKLNEKLNGGVSFSYSRANSSLASQQNVEELTGKGSLAFEGGLTQHPLTPVFDALGRYAGPEAKLGLRNDRASGRAILDHQNTGALGNDLLGNAFLSYEPFKDFKIRGTLAFNSQTRHTEDINSEFKQYDWMTGTQLSVANPGSNMTDVQYSLFNVTSWLQATYEKSFGKHFLKGLAGFNQETSQQQRNRLSQEQFATPSQIIFGKGATTTAISGTKGEWALQSYFARANYAYDGKYLFEANIRRDGSSRFGKNNRWATFPSFSAGWVASNEDFWNKDLISLFKLRASWGKLGNQNTSLYPFASQMSLGNNYVFASGQVSGAALSTLGNPDLKWETTTTTDVGMEMSFFKGKLSLEADYFVKRTDDILTQLSNPLVTGIVSPTIVNAASVENKGWEGMFNYKDRIGAVTLGIGANVTYIKNKVLAINPALAGKDDRVELSAINNIYLIRGESINAMYGYITEGIFQSADEIKNAADHTLFGAAKPGDFKIQDTNSDGKITEADRVVMGNRQPKWLYGFNLSAGYKGFDIAALFQGIGKADAFISRLNGPFPRAGLRKIWEERWTPENPSTTMPSLWSDRSGYNGKTVESLPSSFWVQHRDYLRLKNIQLGYTFDKAKLKRLPVQSIRLYANAQNLWTKTKFKDFDPERLDTEAYVTTSLPQAKVITAGINVIF; encoded by the coding sequence ATGCTTAGAGATATCAAAAGACAACTACTCATCAGGTACTTTACTTTTACCGTACTGCTGCTAGGTTTTAGCACAGGATTATACGCACAGGACACCGGAAACATTACCGTAATTGTGCAAACAGAAAATGGAGAAACTTTGCCCGGCGCATCTGTAATTTTAGCCAGCACTAAAAAATCATTTACCAGATCTGCAGTATCTGATGCTAAGGGAATGATAGCTTTTCAGACCGTACCGGCAGATTCCAGCTATTGTGTAACGGTTTCATTTGTGGGGTTAAAATCGCAGGTTCAATGTGGTTACATCCTTAAAAGGGGACAAAAGGTTACGGTAGTGGTAAAAATGAACGATGCCAGTTCTAAACAAATGGACGAAGTAGTGGTGGTAGGTTATGGCACCCAGCGCAAGGAAAACCTAACCGGGTCGGTTGGTGTAATCCGCGACAGCCAGATTGCAGGCAGACCAGTTACACAAATGTCTCAGGCACTAACGGGTTTAACACCTGGCCTGTACATTAATGCCAATACCGGTGAGCCGGGCAATGACCAGGCCAACATCAGGATCCGTGGTACCGGCACGCTAAATGATGCCAACCCACTCATCCTGATTGACGGGATTGAAGGCCCGCTGGATAACATTAACCCAAGTGACATTTCATCCATAAGTATCCTTAAAGATGCATCTTCGGCAGCCATATATGGTTCAAGGGCAGCAAATGGAGTAATATTGGTCACCACCAAAAGAGGCAAACTAGATCAAAAAACTGGTATCAGTTACAACCTGTATTCTGGAATTTCTACACCAACAGTACTTCCTGAAATGGTAACAGACAACCGTACTTACCTGCAACTTTATCGTGAAGCCATGAAAAACACTGGTGGGTCTGTAAGTTATACCGATGCAGACATTGAACGCTACGCCAACCTTCCTTCTACAGATTGGATGGATGTAATTTTCAGAGATGCGGCACCAATTACCCAGCATGCGGTTTCGGTGAACGGTGGCGGGCCAAAAGTTTCTTACCTGTTTTCTTCTGCATACCTAAACCAGGCAGGTTTACTGGATGGAGACCAAAGGTATAAACGTTTTAACAGTCGCCTTAACATGGACATGAAACTGAATGAAAAACTAAACGGTGGTGTATCGTTTTCCTATTCACGTGCCAACAGCTCTTTAGCCAGTCAGCAAAATGTAGAAGAACTTACAGGTAAGGGCAGCCTTGCTTTTGAAGGCGGCTTAACCCAACACCCCTTAACCCCTGTATTTGATGCATTAGGACGTTATGCTGGCCCGGAAGCTAAATTGGGCTTACGTAATGACCGTGCCAGCGGCCGTGCCATATTAGACCATCAAAATACTGGCGCACTGGGCAACGATTTATTGGGAAATGCCTTTTTAAGCTACGAGCCTTTTAAAGATTTTAAAATCAGGGGAACACTTGCCTTCAATAGTCAAACCCGGCACACGGAAGACATCAACAGCGAATTTAAACAGTACGACTGGATGACCGGAACACAACTCAGTGTGGCCAATCCGGGAAGCAACATGACAGATGTGCAATACAGCCTTTTCAACGTTACCAGCTGGCTTCAGGCTACTTACGAGAAAAGCTTTGGAAAACATTTTCTAAAAGGTCTTGCAGGTTTTAACCAGGAAACCTCTCAGCAACAAAGAAACAGGCTGTCTCAAGAGCAGTTTGCTACGCCAAGCCAAATCATTTTTGGAAAAGGAGCAACCACTACAGCAATTTCAGGTACCAAAGGAGAATGGGCATTGCAATCTTACTTTGCCAGGGCTAATTATGCCTATGATGGCAAATACCTTTTTGAAGCCAACATCCGCAGAGATGGTTCCTCACGCTTTGGTAAAAACAACCGCTGGGCCACCTTCCCTTCCTTCTCTGCAGGCTGGGTAGCTTCAAATGAAGATTTCTGGAACAAAGATCTAATCAGCCTCTTCAAGCTTCGTGCCTCATGGGGAAAGCTGGGAAACCAGAATACCTCCCTCTACCCTTTTGCCTCTCAAATGTCGCTTGGAAACAATTACGTATTTGCCAGTGGCCAGGTATCAGGCGCAGCCCTGTCTACCCTCGGTAACCCAGATTTGAAATGGGAAACCACAACAACTACAGATGTGGGTATGGAAATGAGCTTTTTTAAAGGCAAATTAAGCCTGGAAGCAGATTATTTTGTAAAACGTACCGATGATATTTTAACCCAATTGAGCAACCCATTGGTTACTGGTATTGTAAGCCCCACAATTGTAAATGCCGCTTCAGTAGAAAATAAAGGCTGGGAAGGAATGTTCAATTATAAAGACCGCATTGGTGCGGTTACCCTGGGTATTGGTGCAAATGTTACCTACATCAAAAACAAAGTACTGGCCATTAACCCTGCTTTGGCCGGAAAAGACGACCGTGTAGAGCTGAGTGCCATCAATAACATTTACCTCATTCGTGGCGAATCTATCAATGCCATGTACGGATACATTACAGAAGGTATATTTCAATCTGCAGATGAAATTAAAAATGCAGCAGACCATACCCTGTTTGGTGCCGCTAAGCCCGGAGATTTCAAGATCCAGGATACCAATAGTGATGGAAAAATTACGGAGGCGGACCGTGTAGTAATGGGCAACAGGCAGCCAAAATGGCTATATGGCTTTAATTTAAGCGCAGGATACAAAGGCTTTGATATTGCCGCTTTATTTCAGGGAATTGGAAAGGCCGATGCCTTTATCTCCCGCCTAAACGGTCCTTTCCCAAGAGCTGGTTTGCGCAAAATATGGGAAGAACGCTGGACTCCGGAAAACCCAAGCACTACCATGCCAAGTCTGTGGTCTGACAGGAGCGGGTACAACGGTAAAACAGTAGAAAGCTTACCTTCTTCCTTTTGGGTACAGCACAGGGATTACCTGAGGTTAAAAAATATCCAGCTGGGTTATACTTTTGATAAAGCAAAACTTAAACGCTTACCTGTACAAAGCATTCGCTTGTACGCAAATGCACAAAATTTATGGACCAAAACTAAATTCAAAGATTTTGATCCCGAAAGACTGGACACAGAAGCCTACGTAACCACTTCACTGCCACAGGCAAAAGTAATTACAGCTGGTATCAACGTAATTTTTTAA
- a CDS encoding FecR family protein yields MQQEKQPLQELITKHLEGQASPEEEKLLQDWLQQYHAVAEPGVTESMGVLLKKRIDLANGQAREAKVIKWLKPLRYAAASIIVLIAAVTLWHPEPNVSKARTIHFSKALNSGTTPRTIHLNDGSTVNLESGAELVWQVPFAAGSRKVELHGKAFFSIAKDKQRPFSVYAGNISTTALGTSFWVDDSKTGKRVQVKLITGKVVIKEHAGKFENTLAFLKPGQELSYNAATRRALVNNSLYAAGKTTSDESIHSSAAAQLIFDNTPLNEVLNRLQQFYHVKINYNVQEIKSMSFYGEFSAKDKVQNILNTIAIANELNLKRENNTFTISK; encoded by the coding sequence ATGCAGCAAGAAAAACAGCCTTTACAAGAACTCATTACTAAACACCTGGAAGGACAAGCCAGTCCGGAAGAGGAAAAACTACTACAGGATTGGCTACAGCAATACCATGCAGTAGCAGAACCTGGTGTAACTGAAAGTATGGGTGTATTGCTGAAGAAAAGGATAGACCTGGCCAATGGGCAAGCCCGGGAAGCCAAGGTGATAAAATGGTTAAAGCCTTTGCGCTATGCGGCTGCCAGTATTATTGTTTTAATAGCGGCAGTAACCTTGTGGCATCCAGAACCCAACGTTTCTAAAGCCAGAACCATACATTTTAGTAAAGCGCTAAACAGTGGTACAACACCGCGTACCATACATCTTAACGATGGCTCTACCGTGAACCTGGAAAGTGGTGCAGAACTGGTATGGCAGGTTCCCTTTGCAGCCGGCAGCAGAAAAGTAGAACTACATGGAAAGGCCTTTTTCAGTATAGCAAAAGATAAACAAAGGCCTTTTAGCGTGTATGCTGGCAACATATCTACTACGGCATTGGGTACTTCTTTCTGGGTAGATGATAGCAAAACAGGAAAGCGGGTGCAGGTAAAATTAATTACCGGTAAGGTGGTGATTAAGGAACACGCGGGCAAGTTTGAAAATACACTGGCTTTCTTGAAACCAGGACAAGAACTTAGTTATAACGCAGCTACAAGAAGAGCATTGGTTAACAACAGTTTATACGCTGCTGGAAAAACGACCAGTGATGAAAGCATCCACAGCAGTGCCGCCGCACAACTGATATTTGACAACACCCCATTAAACGAGGTATTAAACCGTTTACAGCAATTTTACCATGTAAAGATCAACTACAATGTGCAGGAAATTAAATCCATGTCTTTCTACGGAGAGTTTTCTGCTAAAGACAAGGTACAGAACATTTTAAACACCATTGCAATTGCCAATGAGCTTAACTTAAAAAGAGAAAACAATACATTCACAATTTCCAAATAA
- a CDS encoding RNA polymerase sigma factor encodes MKELSDTALIQQIITSDYNAFTALYERYWKQLLKIALKKIGDEEDALDTVQELFVDFWQKRALLNIEKSVETYLVSALYHKVFMLFRKKGLEEKHLENYAYYLEQADEAYGIEDDPELIHTALVGFVAETIEGMPEKMREVFNLKYRHSLSIMEIASTLNISTQTVKNQLSNALSKLRKAVQQQVPGASASIFIIWLSEQL; translated from the coding sequence ATGAAAGAACTATCGGACACCGCGCTTATTCAACAAATTATCACTTCTGATTACAATGCATTTACAGCACTCTATGAGCGGTACTGGAAGCAATTGCTAAAAATTGCCCTTAAAAAAATTGGCGATGAGGAAGATGCGTTAGATACGGTGCAAGAGCTATTTGTAGATTTTTGGCAAAAACGGGCTTTGCTAAACATAGAGAAATCTGTAGAAACCTATCTGGTATCGGCCTTATACCATAAGGTTTTTATGCTTTTTAGAAAGAAAGGCCTGGAAGAAAAACACCTGGAAAACTATGCCTATTATCTGGAACAGGCTGATGAAGCGTATGGTATTGAGGATGACCCTGAACTGATCCACACCGCCCTGGTAGGTTTTGTTGCGGAAACGATAGAAGGAATGCCAGAAAAAATGCGTGAGGTTTTTAACCTTAAATACAGGCATTCTTTAAGCATTATGGAAATTGCCAGCACCCTCAATATCTCTACCCAAACGGTAAAAAACCAGCTTAGCAATGCATTAAGCAAGCTCCGCAAAGCAGTGCAGCAGCAGGTGCCGGGTGCAAGTGCATCAATATTTATCATCTGGTTATCAGAACAACTGTAA